The following nucleotide sequence is from Salvia splendens isolate huo1 chromosome 2, SspV2, whole genome shotgun sequence.
ctatacactcattccttaatctccgtgccgaaaaagaaatgtgcgaatagtccgggacggagggagtaaatgatAGCAGCTCTTCTTGGACCAACATCACTCTCACAAACATTTCTAAAATATTCAAAACCAAACAAATCACACATGCTCAGACTCGCTGGTTCTTCATCACATGATCAATCAACACTTTTTGTTtgccaaaacaaacacacacacacaatccaACACAGCACAACACTCAGAATTCTCTAAAGCTTACCAAATGTTTCTTCTGTATCTTGGCTATATGCTGTTCCTTGTCCCAATCCCATCTGCTTCGCAGCCTCCAGCTGCACTGAAGCTTCTCCAATTCCGTAACAGTCTGCCAGAAACCTCAAAGTCTCTCCTGCAATGGAACCAAACCACCTCATCTTCTGCTCACTGCAGCTGGCCTGGTGTTTCTTGCTACTCAAACGAAACTGATTTTCGCGTGGAAAAACTGGAGCTAAACGGATTCGGCCTCACTGGGGTTCTAGAGGATTCGTATTCGTTCCTGTGTGAGGTTCCTCATCTCGTCCTTGTTGATCTCAGTGGCAACAATTTCAGTGGAAGCGTTCCTGCTGTGCTCGGAAACTGCAGTCAGCTCATCGATGTTAATCTCAACAGCAATGACCTGTCAGGCCCCATTCCCCCTCATGTTATCAAACCAGGGAAGCTTCTAGCGCTCAACTTGGGCCACAACAAACTATTCGGCATGATTCCACCTGAGGTGGGGCAATGCAAGCGTCTTGAATATCTTTCATTGGAGAAGAATTCACTGAGCGGTCAAATTCCAAGTGAACTCTTTTCTATTCAGAGTCTGAGGTATCTCTACTTGAGTTAGAATAGATTAAATGTAACTGATACGaatctctattattattattattatttagtttagatattatagggatttagcatatctttttctatatctttgttttcttgttcattacgtcagtagcattataaataggattgacggttatcttttttattcattcaatcaatatatgaaattatcattcttttggctcaattgagtagcaaacaagaaacatctcctaaggtttccgacgaggctgatctcgcgcacaaccgccccttttttgctgtccaagtcacgacccaacgttgggcgctcgacaacgacgacatctcgtttcttgattttgtgtgaaaatcgacgttaaggatttaggtccttaacaactggtgctttcattgagagctgaccctcccaccatctcgaactgaagctacaccgctgcccgacggaaaacattcagcgcacagcaactgctttggttgtcgagtcccgcctgtccgccgagctctagccgcaggacaacactacttctgcaacgccgacgataaggattcccgcgtgccgcgtcgaagtcagacgatcatcatccactacagccacgccccagtccgtcaacatgtcatacgattACGCCGGCTATCGCCGTCGTCTATACaacttccctcaggccacacagccattctGTCCATACCAGCCggcccaacctcgccgtgtaacc
It contains:
- the LOC121773877 gene encoding leucine-rich repeat receptor protein kinase EMS1-like; its protein translation is MFLLYLGYMLFLVPIPSASQPPAALKLLQFRNSLPETSKSLLQWNQTTSSSAHCSWPGVSCYSNETDFRVEKLELNGFGLTGVLEDSYSFLCEVPHLVLVDLSGNNFSGSVPAVLGNCSQLIDVNLNSNDLSGPIPPHVIKPGKLLALNLGHNKLFGMIPPEVGQCKRLEYLSLEKNSLSGQIPSELFSIQSLRYLYLS